A stretch of DNA from Kwoniella mangroviensis CBS 8507 chromosome 1 map unlocalized Ctg01, whole genome shotgun sequence:
GAGGGGTAGGAGGACGAGATGGACAatcgatgatagatgattCGACGGATGATCTCGAATGGGAGGGTCGGTAAGGGGCCATTTGAGGGAGGTGGTGAGGAGGAACCACTTGCGGTGGGACGGAAAGGGGGTGAGAGGGGCATGGTAGGGGATGGTAAAATCGATTGGATGAGTCAGAGTAGAGAGCTGACGAGGTATCGTATTCATCCATCTGTATATGAAGCTCTGACGCCAATGATGCGAATAtgtcgatcgattgatggaagatggaagggTCGAGCGAAGGATCATCCGCCTAAACCCCTCCTTTGTCCAGGTTTATCATAGGTCCCTCAGAGATCTTGGTAGCCCCCTTCAGTGTAAGTTTGTGTATACTGATTGTTGACATGCACTAGTGCCCTCTACTCGTATTGTTGACAATACAATCCAAGTCACGACTCGATCATGTCATAACGCATTCCAATGACTAACCTCGAACCTCGTCTCATCCCGGAGGACATGTCCGATATAACCGACAAGGACGTCTTAAGTGGGCAATTTTAATAAGGTACCCCCTCAGGATCTTGCAAGAGGATAACCATTGAAATTGCTATGCACAATGTCAAGTAAAGTGGTCTGAGTGAGCCTCTAGCATGCATAGATGCTGGTGGGGAGAGAAAATGAAAATATTTGAATGTGATATATCGAGTGACAGGCGGGAATATCGTCCAATGAGAATTGAATACGGTGTCAGCAGGAGTGGAATTGCCACTTGCTCGTACCCACTCACTCCACCTTTGTGAATGAGtgagaagtgaaagtgaaatcGGCTGACCGATCAACCTGAGTACTCAATAATACATATGTTAtttatccatcatcttcaatccttCAACTTTGATTACTTTTCTTGATACGTCAACAAATCTACGCATACTTGTACTCGCTGGCCTTCCTATCATTCACCCCACCAGTAAAAGACACTCTTTCGAAAATGGCTTCAATCTCACTAAGACAGACCTTCGCCTCTTCCTCCCGTCTCACCTTACATCACTTCCACTACACTCCTCTTACCCCGACATCTTACAGACTGGCATCGACCCTGGCTCAGACGTTATCCCAACCATCCAAATTTGAGaatatcccttcttcaactaCTTACACCAGTCCAATTGCCGATCAGAACTCAAAAGGTAAAGAAAAGAATTCACATgctgctccttctcctgctgcGCCAAGGAGGAAAGTAGaattgaaagggaagaaagcAGCTATCAGTATGGTAAGTTGACATATATCCTCATTTCAGATTCAAAAGAGTCCTTTTCAAGTTATCGATACATTGTAACATTCTATATATGTGtttcacatcatcctttgtCATATACTGTTATATTCGTATAATTTGctaactcttcttccacagACTCCATCCGCCATCTCCCGCCTCAAGGCCCTCATATCATCCCCCACCTCACCCAAGTTACTCAGAATATCAGTCAAATCACGTGGATGCGCCGGTATGGCCTATCATCTAGATTATGTTTCACCCCCCGGTGGGAAATTCGACGAAGTCGTCGAACAGGATGGTGTCAAAgttttgatcgattcgaagGCTTTGTTTAGTATCATTGGAAGTAAGATGGATTGGAGAGATAATAGGTTAAGTCAGGGATTTGTGTTCGATAAGTGAGTATAATGTCGATCAATTGAAACGGGGAGAGAATGGCCATGTCAAGAATTGGTCTACTACCTATCCCCTCTCATTCTCAAAATGGATATACAATATTAAGATGCTGATTTTgtcaactcaactcactaCAGCCCTAATGTGGTAGATACTTGTGGATGTGGAGAATCATGTGAGTGTACACAGCTTCCCACATCACCATTACCAAATTgacgaagctgatcaatatgatttGCTCAATACAGTTAACATCCGACCTTGATCGATCCCATTAGATATATACACTGTTCCCCTATAGGACTCACATAGAATCAATGTACACTCTCATGTATCTCTTATTGTTTCATTCCATCCGGTCATTTATCGGCGGAATCAAAGGTATACTGGGATCGTAGCACGTTCAAATCCAAAAACGGCAATCTCATACCCCATATCCAATCGTGAACTTTCGTCTGTAATTATGAGTCGTATGCAGCTGTACATGTACCAAAGAGGTGGTAATATTAACTTGTTTGTTACTTCATCCATCTATATTAGGAAATCAATTATTCACAAAAATGAACTAGACCATCTATATGAAAAAGGATTATGAACAATTAAAAGGGCTCTACAAAGGTATTACTACTATCACTTTTGAAAGGCGGATTTTCTTCTATCATGATGAACTATGAACTATttgcttcttcctttttgtGCTTCCATTCCGAACCTCTCCCTATAACTAATGATCAGCCGCTTCGACAGCAGcgtccatctcctccttcaacctcttcctctcggTTGTGATCAAATCGTCATCAGTAGCTTTTTGGATCCATTTGTATTCGGTTTTGGGGTATTGCACTTTTCCTGAGGCTGCGTGGTCTACGAACCAGAATACGAGACCGGGGCTGTAGATTCCAGAGGATCATCAGTTTTGAACATGTCATGAAAAGTATACGTTTACGCCATGTGAGAAATCATGGGAATAGATTAGAAGATTTAAGGtaagatcactcacgaggTAGGTCTGACCCTCGAACATGgtaatccttcttcaggtcTATCCAAAATATTAGACAACATGTCTTGTTTACCTTCTCCTGAAGCTACGAAGGCGCATCTGAAAGCGTGGTTGAGGACTTGGTAGCTGCGAAAGTGTAAGGGGGATATGTCAGCCAAACATCAACACATCATATGCAAAGACCAAATCATCGCAAGTGGAAAAGTAGACAAACAGTCTTCTTGTGGTCAGAAAGCCGGAGGATCTACTCACGTAAAAGTGATCCTCCTCTTGGGTGGTTTCGGACTATCTTGAATTTCTGCCACCCATCTATCATTCTCCGACAAGAGCTCATGTCCAGGGAACAAACTACATGTATGACCATCTGGACCCATTCCCAATAAGATCAAATCGAATGTTGGATATCGGGCAGCATTCGCTCCAGCAAATGTATTGACAAGTTGTTTTTCATAATCATCTGCAATTTCTACAGCTTCgttctcagcttcatcctcttcttcccttttgatTTCTGCTGTGGGATCAATCCTCGTTTGTTCCCTGAACAACTCGGTGTTGAGCGTATGaatctgttctttctttatTGGTACCAGGTCCAAGAAAGCTTTTGAGCAGGCAGCATAATTTGATTCGGGATGATCTAAAGGAACGATTCGTTCGTCCGCAAAGAACACTTGCCATTTATCCCATTGAATTTCCTTTATATCAACTAAAGGTTTGAGATTGTTTGGTAGAGAACCACCTGAAAGGGCGATAGTGAATACACCTCGATGTTGGATCGCATCGGTCTGAGCCTTGAGGATGAAATTCGCCAATGATGATTGGAGGTGGTTGGTGTCGTCGAACGAGTACAGGACGGGTGGGGCGGATGATTGAGGCATGTTGAGTAGGGGAGATAAGCTGGTGGGTTTGTGGTTGTATGAAGGTGCCAAGTATGGTTGTTTCAGTGATGGTAATTTACGCTTTGTGGATTATGAGCTCTAATGTGATCAACAGCAGTGGTACTGTCTGACTGTATGAGTCTAGTGTTATGTGATGATATTTgtgagaaagaaaggagatacgaagatgggatatgggaAGTTGAGCAATGTTCGTTGTACTACAGTACTGGTTATTCTCGTAATCGTATCGAGCTCAACGAGGTCTGGGTCTGGGCGTGACGTCAAAAAAAAAGAGTCAACTGGTGGAAATTACTCTAGGGTGCTTGTGCGATCACTGGAATGGGAATATTaatgggatggaatggaatgcCACAGTCGCACGTTAGTCGTTACTCGTGGCTATATCACCGGATAATCCCGGACAGAAGGTCTCATTTGATTCCGTTACAGGGAATAGTTATAGCCCTCTCTTTGATGCTCTTCGCGTCGACCGAGTGTGCTCATGTTCCTCTTTCCACTGATATACAACATAATATAAAACATTACGACCACACCGAGATTGTCATCCTCCCCCTCGTACTCGTCAGACGCGTCAGcgagatatcaaagcttCATTAGACAAGAACAAGgaatttgatttgatcaCTTCACGTGTCCCCCCTGGCTGCATAAACAATGTCAACGCCTAAAATATCAATCAAAGTGTCAACACCAGGTGGACCATCCACCCCCTCCGCCGAACCTATAACAACTGACGCTACTGGTGGAGACGTGACCACTCATGATATCGCTACTGCTCCggggaaagagagggagagagaacCGATATATAGCGGGAAGATTGGGAATATAGGTGGTGTAGGGGAGACTAacggaggtgagtgattgttAGCAACCGCTTCAGTCCAGCTGCAATGCTCTTGCtgaccattttcatcttACTGAAATACTTatagaatcatcatcagcccCAAGTCAGACCGACGAACCAATGGAAACTTCCACGCCAGcagtagaaggtgaagcaCCTACTCCAGCACCCGAAGCAGCCGAACGACCTACACCTCAACAACTGCATGATCTCGCTACGACATACCTAGCAGCTCAGATTCACCCTCTtgtcatcccatcttatTCCTCTTGGTTCTCACTCTCCACGATTCATCCTATCGAGAGAAGATCACTACCTGAATTCTTCTCGTCGAGAAATAGAAGCAAGACACCTGCTATATACAAAGATTATCGAGATTTCATGATTAACACTTACAGATTAAACCCGGGGGAATACCTCACGGTGACTGCCTGCAGGAGGAATTTGGCGGGTGATGTAGGTGCCATCATGAGGGTTCATGCGTTTCTAGAACAGTGGGGTTTGATAAATTACCAGGTAAGTCTTCTCCCTTCAAAACGAAGGGGTTGTGCTGATTCGATAAATTACAGGTCGACCCTGATACACGTCCTGCAGCCCTTGGTCCACCGTTCACAGGTCATTTCCGAGTGACTCTCGATACTCCCAAAGGTCTTTCCAACCTCGTTCATCCAGGAACAAGACCCAATACCGGTTCTCTCTCCCTCACCGCTCAGACCAATGGTATCACCCCTCATTCATCCAATCTCGACTTGCGCAAGACAATCTatcattccacttccaaatcatctaaacCTATCAGTTCATCAGAGGCAACCAAAATCGCTTCTACGACCAATGGCGAAAGTGTACCTAAGACACAGACATTCTCATGTGATACTTGCGGAACGGACTGTACCCGAACGAGATACCAttcgatcaaagatggtgaatATACCTTGTGTCCATCATGTTTCGTATCGGGTCGATTCCCCTCTACGATGTTCTCTGGAGATTTCGTTcgattggatgaagagactttcaaacaatcttcttcctcgggaTTAGGTAGCGAATGGTCAGATCAGGAGACCCTATTGCTTCTAGAAGGTGTGGAaatgtttgatgatgattggcaGAACGTTGCTGAACATGTTggaacaagatcaaaagaaCAATGTATTGCGAAATTCTTACAACTCCCCATCGAAGATCCTTATCTCACTTCGGACCCTGCTGCGGACCTTGGACCGTTGAAGTACCAAGCTGGAATCAACGGATTACCATTTGATGGATCGGAGAACCCCGTCATGTCTGTTGTGACTTTCTTGGCGTCGGCGGTGGGACCTGctgtagctgctgctgctgctcagAGTGCTTTGGGGGAGTTGGCAAAgggattgaagaggaagagaggcggggaagatggtgaaaacaaggagaaggaaaaggtggtCAAGACGGAGGGAGAAAAGGAacaagatgggatggtagttgATGGCGAAAGTGAGGGCGTACAGGTGGAAAAcggagagaaagaagataataCCGACACAGCGGTAGCTGTacaggaaaaggaaaagggacCATCATCAAACGATGTATCAAGAGCGGCTACTATTGCATTGTCATCTGCAGCTTCAAAGGCGAAAGCACTAGCATTACATGAAGAATCGAAATTGTCAGGATTGGTATCTCGTCTAGTTTCAGCTCAGGTTAAGAAAGtggaattgaaattgaaattgttcGAAACGTTGGAAGAACAATTAGaaaatgagaagaggaatttggaGTTGGGCAAACAACAGTTGTTCAAAGATCGCTTAGCGGTCAAGAAACAGTTGGAAAAAGTGGAAGATATTTTGAAGAATATCAAGGAGaacccatcatcttcttctactgaGACAGCACAGCAAGTTGgggaagtgaaagaggatgtGATGGGAAAGAGTACGGCGGAGTCGATCAGACCTGTTGAAGGGGTTTTGGAGGTGTCGAaattggatgaaggagagggagatatCAATCTACAAAAGTTGTAGGTCTTGATTTGGATTGCTGTCAACTCGATCACTTGATGTTCATCTGGTATATATATTTAAAATAGATGATCCGTCTAAGATATGCATGTACATTATATGTGATT
This window harbors:
- a CDS encoding 6-phosphogluconolactonase codes for the protein MPQSSAPPVLYSFDDTNHLQSSLANFILKAQTDAIQHRGVFTIALSGGSLPNNLKPLVDIKEIQWDKWQVFFADERIVPLDHPESNYAACSKAFLDLVPIKKEQIHTLNTELFREQTRIDPTAEIKREEEDEAENEAVEIADDYEKQLVNTFAGANAARYPTFDLILLGMGPDGHTCSLFPGHELLSENDRWVAEIQDSPKPPKRRITFTYQVLNHAFRCAFVASGEGKQDMLSNILDRPEEGLPCSRVRPTSPGLVFWFVDHAASGKVQYPKTEYKWIQKATDDDLITTERKRLKEEMDAAVEAADH